Sequence from the Lysobacter solisilvae genome:
AGCATCCCACCCTGGCCAGTCCGGACCGGGCGGGGACCGGGAACGGTCTGCTTCTGTTTTTGCGCGTGGATGACTTTGACCAGGCGCTCGAGCGGGCGCGTCATCTTGTGACCGCCCTGGCGGAGGAGCCCGGTATCAATCCCAATACGGGCACCCGGGAGTTCGCACTGCGCGATCCCGATGGCTACTACGTGATGGTCAGTGCGCTGTCCGCGGACTGACCATGCCTCCAAGCTCTCCGCGTGGCTAGAATCAGGCGTCAGGGCGCGCCACGTACAAGCACCTCATCGACGGGACCTATTTGTTGCGGGTTGGCTGGTGCTGCCTGCGCTGCACTTCAGCCCGGCCGGGCAGCCTCGTCCACGGGGGGCAGGCTCAGAGCTTCAGGTCATCTCCAGTGAGATTGCTTTCCACGTATCCGCGGTCACCCCGGCTGATGCTATTCCGCTACTCGGTAACACCCAGGCCACAGATGACAACACTTCCTGCCATTGCCGTTTTCCTCTCACTCACCGTTGCGGGCCAGGCAAGCGCAGCGGAAGTCTGGCATTGGCAGGAGTGCAGCGATCCGACCATGATCAGGGCCACGGTGGAGGCCGATCGCAGGGGCGTTGCCGAGCTGGTCATTCCTGCGTGCAGGCTGGACCGCGCCGAGTTCGCGGTGGAGCAGCAGCAAAGGACCTTTGACTTCCCCGCCGCTCCGGCCGCTGTCCGGCTGGGTGCGAAGGACGCCGCGAACGTCACCGGAAGCATCTGGGAGGCCGGCGCGGAAGCCTCCGGCCTGGTGCTCGGGGTCTCGTTCCAGACCAGCGACCGGATCCTGCTCAACAGCCTCCATGTCGTGAGCGTGTCTGCGGGGTCCAGCGCGGAGATAGCACCCGGCATCGTCGTGCGCAGCAGCGTCGAGCGGACCAGGCGTGACGATGGGCGCTGACAGTCCATGTCGCGCCAGGTATGGCCAATACCTGGTCTGTTCACTGCTGGCGGTGCTGGCCGGCCTTCCCGTGGGATCACTGGCAGGTGGCTTTATTTTCGCCTTCTACAACTTTGCCACTCAGTCAGGGAAGCTCGAAGACCTGGCCGGCGCCATGGGCCTGGGCTTGTTCGTGGCCCTGGTGGCGACGTTCCTTGGCATCCTTCCTTCATTCTTGTACGGCGCGCCGCTCTACGCGTTGCTCGCCAGAAGAGGCCTTGCCAACTCCCTGTCGGCGCTGATCGTTGGTGCTCTGCCAGGCGGCGTGCTGATCATCGTCTCCGACGCCCAGCTCGGCGGGCTTGTCCTGGTCTTTGGCGCCTGCGTTGCCGTGGCTACCCACGTTCTTGCAAGGCGACGCATGTCCAGCCTTGGTGGAGCCGGGGCCGAACCTTCCAGTCTGGAAGGCGTGACAATTCACTGACGTCGACGGCCCGGTTCGGGCATCAGGAGTGGGTGTGGGTGCATGGGGCGCAGGACTGTACTCGGATGACACCACCTGCGATGTGCGCGACGCCTTCGTCACGCACCTCAAGCACGGAAAGTCCGCGGAGGAGGCGATTCAGGCGATTCTCGTCGGCTACGGCCGATCGCTTGAAAACCACGAGGTCGAATGCCTGGTGCTGTTCTCGCTCGCCGACACGGCGTGGAAGCACGGAAGGCTGACAGCGGACGTGCGTGACCGGGCGCTCGCGCTGATTGCCCAGGGAGGCGATATGGCCGTCTGGGAGCGGGACGCACCCGGGGATGCGCCGCTAAGGCGGCAGGCGCTGGACAGGCTCAGGGCCAGACTGCTCTCGCCTCAGCCGGCGCCGAAGAGGATCATGCTGTCGTCGCCCAAGCCCAAGCGCATCATCTGCACGGACCCCGTCGGGACCGTCTTCCTGCTGGATCTGCCGACCCAAGGCAAGGCCGCGATGGTTGTCGTGGCCTACGTGGATCTTGGCAGCAGCGTGGAACCCATTTTTTCAGTCCTGGACTGGCGTGGCCCGGATGTTCCGGCCCGGGCCGAACTCGGGCGTTGCAGCGCGAAGTCCCTCGTCTTTTCTTCCGGGCTCGGAAACAGGAGACACGTCGGGATCCTCTGCTTCGACAAACGCAAGAACCCGATCAAACCGCTCGAGAGGACCGGACTCGTACTGCCGGACCTTCCATACGACAATGAAGGCAAGGTCTTCGTAACACTCAGTCGTATTGCACAGGAGGCGGACGCCCAGCTTGGCGCGCCCGCGCTCTGACAGTCCCCAACCGGTCCAGCCGTTTCCGCGGCTCCGCTCAACCCAGGCGCAGGTCCCCAGCGACCCGGCCGAAACCAGGCATCAGGCCAGCATGTCAGTTCCCCAGAATCCTTACGAACGTCCGGAATCTGCGCCTGCAACGGCCACGGTGGCCTCGTCACATGGCAACCCCGTAGTGGCCGCCATGGGCTTCGGGTGCCTGGCCACGTTCCTGACCTACGGCGCGGCGTTTTGCGTGGGCATTCTGGGGTTGGGCTTTGCAGCGCGGATGTTGGCCTGGCCCAGTGCTCTGCTGGTGTCCCTCGTCCCGG
This genomic interval carries:
- a CDS encoding VOC family protein, whose amino-acid sequence is MKRLWTIIGVTDVARAFGWYQSLLGLPLTAPAHVHFGQVLDRDGTVLLCLHQWGAHEHPTLASPDRAGTGNGLLLFLRVDDFDQALERARHLVTALAEEPGINPNTGTREFALRDPDGYYVMVSALSAD